A genomic stretch from Sinorhizobium terangae includes:
- a CDS encoding DUF4105 domain-containing protein, with protein MRVATRIFVAIALAFAIAFVTVWAALALWYRLPGPPLAKAAASGAFILLGLAAVVALFTRWRYRAGAVFLVALGIMLAWWSTIRPPKDADWAPDVARQVTGALDGNLLTLTNVRDFEWRSNTDFTERWTIRTYDLDKLRSLDLFMSYWAGPEMAHVIMSFGFDGGDQLAWSIEVRRRIGGQFSPVADLFKSNPLVIVAADERDVVRVRSNVRGEDVQIYRLRAPPEAARTLLLEYVRDANALATTPEFYNSITTNCTTTIVKMMRAVGDVVPLDWRLIVNGYLPDYAYDLGALDTNLPLAELRTLAHIKDRAQAAGLSPDFSGLIRVDVPSPPLRTQ; from the coding sequence GTGCGTGTCGCAACGCGAATATTCGTCGCCATCGCTCTCGCTTTTGCCATCGCGTTCGTCACCGTCTGGGCGGCGCTTGCTCTGTGGTACCGGCTCCCCGGCCCACCGCTAGCAAAAGCCGCAGCGAGCGGCGCTTTTATCCTGCTCGGCCTTGCGGCGGTCGTCGCGCTCTTCACCCGCTGGCGTTACCGAGCCGGCGCCGTCTTTCTCGTGGCGCTTGGCATCATGCTCGCCTGGTGGAGCACAATCAGGCCGCCGAAGGACGCCGATTGGGCCCCGGACGTCGCGCGTCAGGTGACGGGTGCGCTAGACGGCAACCTGCTGACGCTGACGAATGTCCGCGACTTCGAGTGGCGCAGCAATACCGACTTCACCGAGCGCTGGACGATCCGCACCTATGATCTCGACAAGCTGCGTTCGCTCGACCTCTTCATGTCCTACTGGGCCGGTCCCGAAATGGCGCATGTGATCATGAGCTTCGGCTTCGATGGCGGCGACCAGCTCGCCTGGTCGATCGAGGTCCGGCGGCGCATCGGCGGCCAGTTCTCGCCCGTTGCCGATCTCTTCAAGAGCAATCCGCTGGTGATCGTTGCTGCCGACGAGCGCGACGTTGTCCGCGTGCGGTCGAACGTTCGCGGAGAAGACGTCCAGATCTATCGCCTCAGAGCCCCGCCGGAAGCCGCCAGGACGCTGCTGCTCGAATATGTCCGGGACGCCAACGCGCTCGCCACGACGCCGGAATTCTACAACTCGATTACGACCAACTGCACGACGACCATCGTCAAGATGATGCGCGCCGTCGGCGACGTTGTTCCCCTTGACTGGCGGCTGATCGTCAACGGCTATCTTCCCGACTATGCCTATGACCTCGGCGCCCTGGACACGAACCTGCCACTCGCCGAACTGCGCACGCTCGCCCACATCAAGGACCGAGCTCAGGCGGCAGGCCTGTCGCCCGACTTTTCGGGGCTGATCCGCGTCGACGTGCCCTCCCCGCCGCTGCGCACGCAGTGA
- a CDS encoding DUF899 domain-containing protein — translation MTAHVTGTRDEWLAARLDLLQEEKELTRRSDELALRRQTLPWVRIDKDYRFDTEEGNVSLKDLFKGRSQLLVYHFMFGPDYKAGCPSCSSIADGFNGIVVHLENHDVAFSAISRAPLAKLQAFKQRMGWTFPWASSNDGDFNRDFSVWFTEEEQRKGTIEYNFRREPPAPEPLAGKTVQEWRGDEGPVAQIAAMTGTDVPTYTRDRPGVSAFALDDGVVYHTYSSYARGLDGLWGMYQWLDRAPLGRNENGIWWRHRDAYGRG, via the coding sequence ATGACGGCACATGTGACCGGAACCCGTGACGAGTGGCTCGCAGCACGGCTCGACCTGCTCCAGGAGGAGAAGGAGCTGACGCGGCGTAGCGACGAGTTGGCGCTCAGGCGCCAGACGCTGCCCTGGGTGCGGATCGACAAGGACTACCGGTTCGACACCGAGGAGGGAAACGTTTCGCTCAAGGACCTCTTCAAAGGTCGCTCGCAGCTCCTCGTCTACCATTTCATGTTCGGCCCCGACTACAAGGCCGGGTGCCCCTCCTGCTCCTCGATCGCGGATGGGTTCAACGGCATCGTCGTCCATCTTGAAAACCACGATGTCGCCTTCTCGGCAATATCGCGCGCACCGCTTGCAAAACTGCAGGCGTTCAAGCAGCGGATGGGATGGACCTTTCCCTGGGCCTCTTCGAACGACGGCGATTTCAATCGCGACTTCAGCGTCTGGTTCACGGAGGAGGAGCAGCGCAAGGGCACGATAGAATACAACTTCCGCCGCGAGCCGCCGGCGCCTGAGCCGCTTGCCGGCAAGACCGTTCAGGAGTGGCGCGGCGACGAGGGACCGGTCGCCCAAATCGCGGCCATGACCGGCACGGACGTTCCCACCTATACGCGTGACAGGCCGGGGGTCAGCGCATTTGCGCTGGATGATGGCGTCGTCTACCACACCTATTCCAGCTATGCGCGCGGACTGGATGGCCTGTGGGGCATGTATCAGTGGCTCGACCGGGCGCCTCTGGGGCGCAACGAGAACGGGATCTGGTGGCGTCACCGCGACGCCTATGGCCGGGGCTGA
- a CDS encoding helix-turn-helix domain-containing protein, whose amino-acid sequence MDSLITAAAHALATGDPLGALKRVALRDDPPALALRGIAMAQLGDLVRAKALLKSAARAFGRKEAVARARCVVAEAEIALVSRDLTWPAKALDAARATLEAHGDRVNAAHALNVEVRRLLLIGRLDEAERMLAGFDPSPLPPALRAAHELAVAGIAARRVQTQAARAALTRAAEAARVADIPALTAEVESASLVLKTPAARLIAQGKERPLLLEEVEALLSSGALVVDACRNVVRDERLTVSLATRPILFALARALAEAWPGDAPRSTLLSRAFRAKHADESHRARLRVEIGRLRAELRALADISATNRGFALAPRHAREVVVLAPPVEERHAAVLAFLADGESWSSSALAIALGASPRTVQRALDSLAAAGKVQSFGRGPARRWMTPPLTGFPTILLLPGPLPSD is encoded by the coding sequence ATGGACTCGCTGATCACCGCCGCGGCACACGCTCTTGCGACGGGTGATCCGCTCGGCGCATTGAAGCGGGTTGCGCTGCGCGACGACCCGCCCGCGCTCGCGCTCCGGGGCATCGCCATGGCGCAGCTCGGCGACCTTGTCCGGGCAAAGGCGCTTCTCAAGAGCGCCGCCCGCGCCTTCGGCAGGAAGGAGGCGGTGGCACGCGCGCGTTGCGTCGTCGCCGAAGCCGAAATCGCCCTCGTCTCGCGCGATCTCACCTGGCCTGCAAAGGCGCTCGATGCCGCGCGCGCGACGCTCGAAGCGCATGGCGACCGGGTGAATGCCGCGCATGCACTGAACGTCGAGGTTCGGCGCCTGCTCCTGATCGGCCGCCTCGACGAGGCCGAACGGATGCTCGCCGGCTTCGATCCCTCCCCGCTGCCGCCCGCCTTGCGAGCCGCCCATGAACTGGCGGTCGCGGGCATCGCCGCCCGGCGCGTGCAGACGCAGGCCGCGCGCGCCGCGCTCACGCGCGCCGCCGAGGCCGCGCGCGTGGCGGATATCCCGGCGCTGACGGCGGAGGTCGAAAGCGCATCGCTGGTGCTGAAGACGCCAGCGGCGCGTCTGATCGCGCAAGGCAAGGAACGACCCCTGCTGCTCGAAGAGGTCGAGGCGCTGCTTTCATCCGGGGCGCTCGTCGTCGACGCTTGCCGCAATGTCGTGCGCGACGAGAGACTGACGGTCTCGCTCGCGACGCGCCCGATCCTTTTCGCGCTGGCCCGTGCGCTCGCCGAGGCCTGGCCGGGAGACGCGCCGAGGAGCACGCTGCTTTCCCGCGCCTTCCGCGCCAAACACGCTGATGAGTCCCATCGCGCGCGGCTCCGGGTGGAAATCGGGCGGCTGCGCGCCGAGCTTCGGGCGCTCGCGGACATAAGCGCGACGAACCGAGGCTTTGCGTTGGCGCCGCGTCATGCCCGCGAGGTCGTCGTGCTCGCGCCCCCGGTCGAGGAGCGGCACGCGGCGGTGCTCGCCTTCCTTGCCGACGGAGAGTCCTGGTCGAGCTCGGCGCTGGCGATCGCGCTTGGCGCGAGCCCGCGCACGGTGCAGCGCGCGCTAGATTCCCTTGCGGCGGCCGGCAAGGTGCAGTCCTTCGGCCGCGGGCCGGCGCGCCGCTGGATGACCCCGCCGCTCACCGGCTTCCCGACAATCTTGTTACTCCCCGGCCCGCTGCCGAGTGACTAG
- a CDS encoding PQQ-binding-like beta-propeller repeat protein has product MKRSAAEILREYGPFPEAEQVHGVTFDGHQVWFASGEKLNAVDPESGQITRSIDVAAHAGTAFDGRHLFQIAEDRIQKIDPQTGRVLATIPAPGGGGDSGLAWAEGTLWVGQHRGRRIHQIDPETGEVLRTIESNRVVTGVTWIDGELWHGTWEGDGADVRRIDPQTGAVLERLDMPPGMGVSGLESDGGDRFFCGGGSAGKIRAVRRPR; this is encoded by the coding sequence ATGAAACGATCCGCCGCCGAAATTCTTCGTGAATACGGTCCCTTCCCGGAAGCAGAGCAGGTGCATGGCGTCACCTTCGACGGTCATCAGGTCTGGTTCGCCTCCGGCGAAAAGCTGAACGCCGTGGATCCGGAAAGCGGCCAAATCACGCGCTCGATCGATGTCGCCGCCCATGCGGGGACCGCTTTCGACGGTCGGCACCTCTTCCAGATCGCCGAGGATCGCATCCAGAAAATCGATCCGCAGACCGGCCGTGTGCTCGCGACAATCCCGGCACCGGGCGGCGGTGGTGACTCAGGGCTCGCCTGGGCCGAAGGCACGCTTTGGGTGGGTCAGCACCGTGGCCGCAGGATCCACCAGATCGATCCCGAAACAGGCGAGGTCCTCCGCACCATCGAGTCGAACCGCGTCGTCACCGGCGTAACCTGGATCGATGGCGAGCTCTGGCACGGCACCTGGGAAGGCGACGGGGCCGATGTCCGGCGTATCGATCCCCAGACGGGCGCGGTTCTGGAGCGCCTCGACATGCCGCCCGGTATGGGCGTGTCCGGACTTGAGTCCGACGGCGGAGATCGCTTCTTCTGCGGCGGTGGAAGCGCCGGGAAGATCAGAGCCGTACGGAGGCCGAGGTAA
- a CDS encoding MFS transporter: MSNAHIQKQSPYRWVIVAAGGLLGCIAIGAMFSLPVFLRPISEETGWSVTGVSSAMTIGFIAMALASMIWGSLSDRWGPRLVVSIGSAVLAAALALASQATSLIEFQLVFGLAVGGATAAIFAPMMACVTGWFDTQRSLAVSLVSAGMGMAPMTMSPFAAWLVTIYDWRTSLLIIAALTGAVMIPVALLVRRPPALESQNAVASSDGERSDMSVAQAVRSPQFIILFLTNFFCCATHSGPIFHTVSYAISCGIPMIAAVSIYSVEGLAGMGGRVAFGLFGDRFGAKRVLVSGLLLQAFGALAYFFVRDLGAFYAVAAVFGFIYAGIMPLYAVIARENFPLRMMGTVIGGTAMAGSLGMATGPLAGGLIYDTFASYGWLYIGAWGIGIGAFLIALTFRPFPKANAEPAPLPA; encoded by the coding sequence ATGTCGAATGCGCATATTCAGAAGCAAAGTCCATATCGCTGGGTAATTGTCGCCGCCGGCGGCCTGTTGGGCTGCATCGCGATCGGCGCCATGTTTTCGCTGCCGGTTTTTCTCCGGCCCATTTCCGAGGAGACCGGGTGGTCCGTCACCGGTGTTTCCAGTGCCATGACCATCGGGTTTATCGCGATGGCGCTCGCGAGCATGATCTGGGGTAGTCTGTCGGACCGCTGGGGCCCTCGTCTTGTCGTATCGATCGGCTCGGCTGTCTTGGCCGCAGCGCTTGCGCTGGCGAGCCAGGCGACTTCGCTTATCGAGTTTCAACTCGTCTTCGGTCTGGCTGTCGGTGGCGCAACCGCCGCGATCTTCGCCCCGATGATGGCCTGCGTCACCGGCTGGTTCGACACGCAGCGCAGCCTTGCCGTGTCTCTCGTGTCGGCCGGCATGGGCATGGCGCCCATGACCATGTCGCCCTTCGCAGCCTGGCTCGTCACCATCTATGATTGGAGAACCTCTCTCCTGATCATCGCTGCCCTGACCGGGGCCGTGATGATCCCGGTCGCACTGCTCGTGCGCCGCCCGCCCGCTCTCGAAAGCCAAAATGCCGTCGCCTCCTCCGACGGAGAGCGGTCCGACATGTCCGTGGCACAGGCGGTAAGATCGCCCCAGTTCATCATCCTGTTTCTGACGAACTTCTTCTGTTGCGCCACGCACTCGGGCCCGATCTTTCACACGGTGAGTTACGCGATCAGCTGCGGCATCCCGATGATCGCCGCGGTCTCGATCTACAGCGTGGAAGGACTGGCCGGCATGGGTGGCCGCGTCGCTTTCGGTCTTTTCGGAGACCGGTTCGGCGCCAAGCGCGTCCTGGTCTCAGGGCTTTTGCTGCAAGCATTCGGCGCACTGGCCTATTTTTTCGTCCGCGATCTCGGAGCGTTTTATGCCGTGGCGGCGGTGTTCGGCTTCATCTACGCCGGCATCATGCCGCTCTACGCCGTGATCGCCCGCGAGAATTTTCCGCTGCGCATGATGGGCACCGTCATCGGCGGAACGGCAATGGCCGGCAGCTTGGGGATGGCCACCGGTCCCTTGGCCGGCGGCCTGATCTACGACACCTTCGCGAGCTACGGTTGGCTCTATATCGGCGCCTGGGGCATCGGTATTGGCGCCTTCCTGATTGCCTTGACCTTCAGGCCCTTCCCCAAGGCCAACGCCGAGCCGGCGCCATTGCCAGCGTAA
- a CDS encoding TRAP transporter large permease gives MSDQFLGLTMLVLIVVVIIMGFPTAFTLMGLGMLFGFYAFYNPAEHWIDNRVFDLMVQRTYGAMTNDVLISIPLFVLMGYVMERGALVDKMFYSIQLSFRRVPASLAVATLIVCTFWGIASGLVGAVVVLMGVIAMSPMLRAGYDVKLASGVITAGGTLGILIPPSVMIIVYAAVAGQSVVKLYAATMLPGFFLSFLYLAYILGWAAINPKIAPTLPEEQTRVPVSAWMPKLQAAYSPNMLAGLFRALVSPAKALALETGEGRLTYWRLVKNFAAALVPFSLTAFTLALVWWYAVIHPQATAEAEAPEGLEQLGAPAADSGPAVVNGPTTAFYVSFGITAAIAALVLIRYYRNMSAERLQVMKLLASSVMPLGILTVVVLAVILFGITTATESAAVGAAGAFLLAFQARTLNWQRTKEAVFLTAKTTAMVCWLFVGSALFSAVFAILGGQALIEQWVLALDLTPHQFMFLSQAIIFLLGWPLEWTEIIIIFVPIFLPMLRHFDIDPVLWGVLVFVNLQAAFLSPPVAMSAYYLKGVSPPHVTLNQIFAGMMPYMLIVILCMIIMYLWPGMTLWLPEYLYG, from the coding sequence GTGAGCGATCAGTTCCTCGGACTGACGATGCTGGTGCTCATCGTCGTCGTCATCATCATGGGCTTTCCGACCGCCTTCACGCTGATGGGGCTCGGCATGCTGTTCGGCTTCTACGCCTTCTACAATCCGGCCGAGCACTGGATCGACAACCGCGTCTTCGACCTGATGGTCCAGCGGACCTATGGGGCGATGACCAACGACGTGCTGATCTCTATCCCGCTCTTCGTGCTGATGGGCTATGTGATGGAGCGCGGCGCGCTGGTCGACAAGATGTTCTACAGCATCCAGCTTTCGTTCCGGCGGGTGCCGGCGTCGCTCGCCGTCGCGACGCTGATCGTCTGCACCTTCTGGGGCATCGCCAGCGGTCTCGTCGGCGCCGTGGTAGTGCTGATGGGCGTGATCGCCATGAGCCCGATGCTGCGCGCCGGCTACGACGTCAAGCTTGCCTCCGGGGTGATCACCGCGGGCGGCACGCTCGGGATCCTCATCCCGCCGTCGGTGATGATCATCGTCTATGCGGCGGTGGCGGGGCAGTCTGTCGTCAAGCTCTATGCCGCCACGATGTTGCCGGGCTTCTTCCTGTCGTTCCTCTATCTCGCTTATATACTCGGCTGGGCGGCGATCAATCCGAAGATCGCGCCGACGCTACCCGAGGAGCAGACGCGGGTTCCGGTGTCTGCCTGGATGCCCAAACTGCAGGCCGCCTATTCGCCAAACATGCTGGCCGGGCTTTTCCGCGCACTGGTCTCGCCGGCGAAGGCGCTGGCGCTGGAGACCGGCGAGGGGCGACTGACCTATTGGCGGCTCGTCAAGAACTTCGCGGCGGCGCTCGTGCCATTCTCGCTGACTGCCTTCACCCTCGCGCTGGTATGGTGGTATGCCGTCATCCATCCGCAGGCCACGGCCGAGGCGGAAGCGCCGGAGGGGCTGGAGCAGTTGGGCGCGCCCGCCGCCGATAGCGGACCGGCGGTCGTCAACGGGCCGACGACTGCCTTCTATGTGTCCTTCGGTATCACCGCAGCCATCGCTGCCCTGGTCCTCATCCGCTACTATCGCAACATGAGCGCGGAGCGGCTTCAGGTGATGAAGCTGCTCGCCTCCTCCGTCATGCCGCTCGGCATTCTCACCGTCGTCGTGCTCGCCGTCATCCTGTTCGGCATCACGACCGCAACCGAGTCCGCGGCGGTCGGCGCCGCCGGCGCCTTCCTGCTTGCCTTCCAGGCCCGCACACTCAACTGGCAACGCACCAAGGAGGCGGTGTTCCTGACTGCGAAGACCACGGCCATGGTGTGCTGGCTCTTCGTAGGCTCAGCACTCTTCTCCGCCGTCTTCGCCATCCTCGGCGGGCAGGCGCTGATCGAGCAATGGGTGCTCGCGCTCGATCTCACGCCCCATCAGTTCATGTTCCTGTCGCAGGCGATCATCTTCCTTCTCGGCTGGCCGCTCGAATGGACCGAGATCATCATCATCTTCGTGCCGATCTTCCTGCCGATGCTGAGGCACTTCGACATCGACCCGGTGCTCTGGGGCGTTCTCGTCTTCGTCAACCTGCAGGCGGCCTTCCTGTCGCCGCCGGTGGCGATGTCGGCCTACTATCTCAAAGGCGTTTCGCCGCCGCATGTCACCCTGAACCAGATCTTTGCCGGCATGATGCCCTACATGCTGATCGTCATCCTTTGCATGATCATCATGTATCTCTGGCCCGGCATGACGCTCTGGCTGCCGGAATATCTCTACGGTTGA
- a CDS encoding TRAP transporter small permease subunit, with translation MNVQHILLRIDAISVWIGKASAWLIIGLMTLVCVEVVKRYILNMPTAWIFDASNMFYGTLFMLAGAYALAQNAHVRGDFLYSSLRPRTQAVLDLLLYILFFLPGVAALIYAGYDYAALSWRIGEHSTVTAEGPPIYYFKTVIPIAGALVMLQGLGEIARCVLCIRTGEWPERLRDVEEIDVVAEQLAHSEYVDLEAREAAIERAQNIEKAARQRGMGGEVEP, from the coding sequence GTGAACGTTCAGCATATTCTCCTGAGAATAGATGCGATCAGCGTCTGGATCGGCAAGGCTTCCGCCTGGCTGATCATCGGCCTGATGACGCTCGTCTGCGTCGAGGTCGTCAAGCGCTACATCCTCAACATGCCGACGGCATGGATCTTCGACGCCAGCAATATGTTTTACGGCACGTTGTTCATGCTTGCCGGCGCCTATGCGCTGGCGCAGAACGCCCATGTGCGCGGCGATTTTCTCTATAGTTCGCTTAGGCCCCGCACGCAGGCAGTGCTCGACCTCTTGCTTTACATCCTGTTCTTCCTGCCCGGCGTCGCCGCCCTGATCTATGCCGGCTACGACTACGCGGCGCTCTCCTGGCGGATCGGCGAGCATTCGACCGTGACGGCGGAGGGGCCGCCGATCTACTATTTCAAGACGGTCATCCCAATCGCGGGCGCGCTGGTGATGCTGCAGGGGCTTGGCGAGATCGCGCGATGCGTCCTTTGTATCAGGACCGGGGAGTGGCCGGAGCGGCTGCGTGACGTCGAGGAGATCGACGTGGTCGCCGAGCAGCTCGCGCACAGCGAATATGTCGATCTGGAAGCCCGCGAAGCGGCGATCGAGCGGGCGCAAAACATCGAAAAGGCGGCCCGGCAACGGGGAATGGGGGGAGAGGTCGAACCGTGA
- a CDS encoding TRAP transporter substrate-binding protein — MKRRTQFGGRTSRRKFLSGAAMAGAAMVAAPSVVKAQGPVNMRWQSTWPSKDIFHEFALDFAKKVNDMTGGDLKIEVLPAGAVVPAFGLLDAVSEGTLDGGHGVLVYHYGKQTALALWGSGPGFAMDANMLLAWHKYGGGKELLAKLYESIGANVVSFPYGPMPTQPLGWFKKPVSKAEDLQGLKFRTVGISIDVFTGLGAAVNALPGGEIVAALDRGLLDAAEFNNASSDRVLGFPDVSKVCMLQSYHQNAEQFEILFNKPKYEGLPDQMKAIITNAVEAASQDMAWKAIDRYSQDYVAMQTTDKVKFYKTPDAILKKQLEVYDEVVKKKAGENPLFREILQSQIAFAERATRWEQDTVVGRRMAFDHYFGQEGVAKEL, encoded by the coding sequence ATGAAACGCAGAACCCAGTTCGGGGGGAGGACGTCGCGTCGCAAATTCCTGAGCGGCGCAGCAATGGCCGGGGCGGCAATGGTGGCTGCGCCGAGTGTCGTCAAGGCACAGGGGCCGGTGAACATGCGCTGGCAGAGCACCTGGCCTTCGAAGGACATCTTTCACGAATTCGCACTCGATTTCGCCAAGAAGGTCAACGACATGACCGGCGGCGACCTCAAGATCGAGGTGCTGCCGGCGGGCGCCGTTGTGCCGGCATTCGGCCTGCTCGATGCCGTCTCGGAAGGGACGCTCGATGGCGGCCACGGCGTACTCGTGTATCACTACGGCAAGCAGACCGCGCTCGCACTCTGGGGCTCCGGCCCGGGCTTCGCCATGGATGCCAACATGCTGCTCGCCTGGCACAAATACGGTGGCGGCAAGGAATTGCTGGCAAAGCTTTATGAATCGATCGGCGCCAATGTCGTATCGTTCCCCTATGGGCCGATGCCGACACAGCCGCTCGGCTGGTTCAAGAAGCCGGTGTCGAAGGCCGAGGACTTGCAGGGTCTGAAGTTCCGCACGGTCGGCATCTCGATCGACGTTTTCACCGGTCTCGGTGCGGCCGTCAACGCGTTGCCGGGCGGCGAAATCGTCGCGGCACTCGACCGTGGCCTGCTCGACGCCGCGGAGTTCAACAATGCCTCGTCCGACCGCGTGCTGGGTTTCCCCGACGTCTCGAAGGTCTGCATGCTGCAGAGCTACCACCAGAATGCCGAGCAATTCGAGATCCTGTTCAACAAGCCGAAATACGAGGGACTGCCCGACCAGATGAAGGCGATCATCACCAACGCGGTCGAGGCGGCGTCACAGGACATGGCCTGGAAGGCGATCGACCGCTATTCGCAGGACTATGTGGCGATGCAGACCACCGACAAGGTCAAGTTCTACAAGACACCGGATGCGATCCTCAAAAAGCAACTGGAAGTTTATGACGAGGTGGTGAAAAAGAAGGCCGGAGAAAACCCGCTGTTCAGGGAGATCCTGCAATCACAGATCGCTTTCGCCGAGCGGGCAACGCGATGGGAACAGGACACCGTCGTCGGCCGGCGGATGGCGTTCGACCACTATTTCGGCCAGGAGGGTGTGGCCAAGGAGCTTTAG
- a CDS encoding PQQ-dependent sugar dehydrogenase, protein MKIGSLRIAVIVLNGALVTACAGVSAQGRVEQSGGYGPHPKLPAPSRTLIPTVNIAEAKGWPNGAKPKAARGLKVNAFAGDLDHPRWLHVLPNGDVLVAESNAPAKHDEYFSIKKVFTDQAQKRAGAATESANRITLLRDTNGDGVADKRSTFIEGLNSPFGMTLSKGRLYVANTDAVVAFPYSEGQARMRAAPEKIIDLPAGNLNHHWTKDVIASRDGRKLYVTVGSNSNVGENGIEAERNRAAVLEVDLASRRARVFASGLRNPNGLSWNPDDGRLWVAVNERDELGDDLVPDYMTSVRAGGFYGWPYSYFGQNVDERVKPPRPDLVEKAIKPDYALGAHTASLGLTFANGARLGPDYSNGAFVGQHGSWNRSVRSGYKVIFVPFRNGKPAGPPKDVLTGFIDRDDKAAGRPVGVAIDRKGALLVADDVGNTIWRVTPAGGR, encoded by the coding sequence ATGAAAATCGGTTCGCTTAGAATTGCAGTTATCGTCCTCAATGGTGCGCTCGTCACGGCTTGCGCCGGCGTTTCGGCACAAGGACGCGTGGAGCAGAGCGGTGGCTACGGTCCCCACCCAAAACTGCCGGCGCCCAGCCGCACGCTGATCCCGACGGTCAACATCGCGGAAGCCAAGGGCTGGCCGAATGGCGCGAAGCCGAAGGCAGCACGCGGGCTGAAGGTGAACGCCTTTGCCGGCGACCTTGACCATCCGCGCTGGCTGCATGTCCTGCCGAACGGCGACGTGCTGGTCGCCGAAAGCAATGCTCCCGCCAAACACGACGAATATTTCAGCATCAAGAAGGTCTTCACGGACCAGGCCCAGAAGCGGGCTGGCGCCGCCACCGAGAGCGCCAACCGCATCACGCTCCTGCGTGATACCAACGGCGACGGTGTCGCCGACAAGCGCAGTACCTTCATCGAGGGTCTCAACTCACCCTTCGGGATGACACTTTCGAAAGGCAGACTTTACGTCGCCAACACCGATGCCGTCGTCGCCTTTCCCTATTCCGAGGGCCAGGCCCGGATGAGAGCGGCGCCCGAGAAGATCATCGACCTGCCCGCGGGCAACCTCAACCATCACTGGACCAAGGACGTCATCGCCAGCCGCGACGGCCGCAAGCTCTACGTCACCGTCGGATCGAACAGCAATGTCGGCGAGAACGGCATCGAGGCAGAGCGAAACCGCGCCGCCGTTCTGGAGGTCGATCTTGCGAGCCGCCGCGCTCGCGTCTTCGCCTCGGGCCTCAGGAACCCGAACGGGCTTTCGTGGAACCCGGACGACGGCAGGCTCTGGGTCGCGGTCAACGAGCGCGACGAGCTCGGTGACGACCTCGTGCCGGATTACATGACTTCCGTGCGTGCCGGCGGCTTTTACGGGTGGCCCTACAGCTATTTCGGCCAGAATGTCGACGAGCGCGTGAAGCCACCGCGCCCGGACCTTGTCGAGAAGGCGATCAAGCCCGACTATGCGCTCGGCGCCCACACCGCCTCGCTGGGGCTGACATTCGCCAACGGCGCGCGGCTCGGGCCGGACTACAGCAACGGCGCCTTTGTCGGTCAGCACGGCTCGTGGAACCGCAGCGTGCGCAGCGGCTACAAGGTGATCTTCGTACCCTTCCGCAATGGCAAGCCCGCTGGCCCGCCGAAGGACGTGCTGACCGGTTTCATCGACAGGGACGACAAGGCGGCGGGGCGCCCGGTCGGCGTGGCGATCGACAGGAAAGGCGCCCTACTGGTCGCCGACGACGTCGGCAACACAATCTGGCGTGTGACACCGGCAGGCGGGCGTTGA